GGGGACTTGCGCAGCACGCGGAAACCGAAGGCGACGTCTTTCCCCAGAGTCTCGATGAAGTTGCCGCCGGTCGCCTCGTTGCACTCCTCGCGGAAACGCTGGCGGCCGCCGAACTCCAGGCGGGCCTGGCGCTCCGCCTCGGCGCGATTCACGCCGCCGCGCTCGAGATCGTCGGCCCGGTGCTGGATGTGTGAGACGAGCTCTTCCTCGATGTCGGTCTCCAGGTCAGCTCGCCGGAAGAAGCGGGCGGCCAGGGAGCGCAGGTAGGCCAACATCTTCATACTTCCCCCGGCTCGGCGGCGAGGACCGCGGCCATGGCCGAAGCCAGACGGTCCCATTCGCGCTTCTCCTCGCGCAGGCGCTTGCGGCCGGAGACGGTCAGCTCGTAGAACTTGGCCCGGCGATTGTTGTCGGAAGTCCCCCAGCTCGCCGCCAGGAGTCCCTGGCGCACCAGGCGGAACAGGGCCGGGTAGAGCGCTCCCTGCTCGATCGTGAGCGCCTGGCCGGAAATCTGCCCGATGCGCAGCAGGATGCCGTAGCCGTGCAGCGGGCCGAGCGAGACGGCCTTGAGAATCAGGAGATCGAGCGTTCCCGGAAGCAGCTGGGCTTGTCCCCCCATCGCACCCTCCTAAATGAGTTAGGAGTGTAGGCGCTCTTTCCTAAGCTGTCAAGGAGAGGAGAGAAGTGAAGCGCAGGCCTCAGAGATCGGACGGTGGCCTGGTGGGATCCGGAGCCGGCGCCGGAACTCCTGCGTCGGCGGGGGCCGGGCGTAGTTCGGGGGAAGCGACCTCGGAGATCGGCTGAGCGAGAATCTCCTGCAGAAGATCGATCTCGACCGGCTTGGTCAGATGGAAGTCGAATCCCGCTTCCTGGGAGCGGCGTCGATCCTCGCTCTGCCCCCAGCCGGTCAGCGCGACCAATCGCACCCCCGTTAACCCCTTTTGCTCGCGGATCCGCCCCGCGGCCTCGTAGCCGCTCAGCTTCGGCAATCCGATGTCCAGGAGTACGACTTCCGGCTGGAAGGTGGC
Above is a window of Candidatus Polarisedimenticolia bacterium DNA encoding:
- a CDS encoding PadR family transcriptional regulator; this translates as MGGQAQLLPGTLDLLILKAVSLGPLHGYGILLRIGQISGQALTIEQGALYPALFRLVRQGLLAASWGTSDNNRRAKFYELTVSGRKRLREEKREWDRLASAMAAVLAAEPGEV